In the genome of Streptomyces pactum, one region contains:
- a CDS encoding helix-turn-helix transcriptional regulator encodes MTVPTCARAVAGGPPGPPGAVPGHRGAREEEVGVASIDAHLVVRQADERFPRHLGGTSAEVCGRPLLHLVHPTARGRLARRLARLLNGTDHRFTERIPTARRPAGGPTVTLTGYAVRGGPLGVTAILVASGPPPAAVPEAAGPGGACLTPVDARILEGIAAGHSTLSLASRLHFSRQNIDYRVTGLLRRFQVPNRTALVSRAFSTGLLAAGTWPPRVAEGRVR; translated from the coding sequence GTGACCGTGCCCACCTGCGCCCGCGCGGTGGCCGGTGGCCCGCCCGGCCCGCCGGGCGCGGTGCCGGGCCACCGGGGGGCGCGCGAGGAGGAGGTGGGCGTCGCGAGCATCGACGCCCACCTCGTCGTCCGGCAGGCCGACGAGCGCTTCCCCCGGCACCTCGGCGGCACCTCGGCCGAGGTGTGCGGCCGGCCGCTGCTGCACCTGGTGCACCCCACCGCGCGGGGCCGGCTGGCCCGGCGGCTGGCCCGGCTGCTGAACGGCACGGACCACCGGTTCACCGAGCGGATACCCACCGCGCGGCGGCCGGCGGGCGGGCCCACCGTGACGCTCACCGGTTACGCGGTGCGCGGCGGCCCGCTGGGGGTGACGGCGATCCTGGTGGCTTCCGGGCCCCCGCCCGCCGCGGTCCCGGAGGCGGCGGGTCCGGGCGGGGCCTGTCTCACCCCGGTGGACGCCCGCATCCTGGAGGGGATCGCGGCCGGCCACTCCACCCTGAGCCTGGCGTCCCGGCTCCACTTCAGCCGTCAGAACATCGACTACCGGGTGACCGGGCTGCTCCGCCGGTTCCAGGTGCCCAACCGGACGGCCCTGGTCTCCCGGGCCTTCTCCACCGGGCTGCTGGCGGCGGGCACCTGGCCGCCCCGGGTCGCCGAGGGACGCGTCAGGTGA
- a CDS encoding MarR family winged helix-turn-helix transcriptional regulator gives MPTPEAAAIAAELRTAMGKLTRRVKHEDRIPLGQAAVLGALDRNGAMTTSDLAADQRVRPQSMARAVGLLMEQGLVTRRAHPTDGRKSLVELTEAGRVALEAERGRRAGWLAQAIEAELTEEERALLARSAALLERLAAR, from the coding sequence GTGCCCACGCCGGAAGCCGCCGCCATCGCCGCCGAACTGCGTACCGCGATGGGCAAGCTCACCCGACGCGTCAAGCACGAGGACCGCATTCCGCTCGGCCAGGCCGCCGTGCTCGGCGCGCTCGACCGCAACGGCGCCATGACCACCAGCGACCTCGCCGCCGATCAGCGCGTACGCCCCCAGTCGATGGCCCGGGCGGTGGGGCTGCTCATGGAGCAGGGCCTGGTCACCCGCCGCGCGCACCCCACGGACGGCCGCAAGTCGCTCGTCGAGCTGACGGAGGCGGGCCGGGTCGCACTGGAGGCGGAGCGCGGCCGCAGGGCCGGCTGGCTCGCGCAGGCCATCGAGGCGGAACTCACCGAGGAGGAACGGGCGTTGCTGGCGCGGAGCGCCGCCCTCCTGGAGCGGCTCGCCGCACGGTAG
- a CDS encoding flavodoxin family protein produces the protein MRAVMINCTLKRSPERSNTEVLAAVVVQALRDRGVEVTTVRLADLDIPPGVATDLGEGDQWPGVHARLLESDILVVATPTWVGRPSSLAQRMLERMDAMLSETDDEGRPVAYNKVAGVVVTGNEDGAHHVISEVAGGLVDIGFTIPGQAWTYWNRGPGPGPSFTETDEGHAWSVSTGKAMAANLYAVARALADRPMGAPPS, from the coding sequence ATGCGCGCCGTGATGATCAACTGCACGCTGAAACGCTCCCCGGAGCGCTCCAACACCGAAGTCCTCGCCGCCGTCGTGGTCCAGGCCCTGCGCGACCGTGGCGTCGAGGTGACGACCGTACGCCTGGCCGACCTGGACATCCCGCCGGGCGTCGCCACCGACCTCGGCGAGGGCGACCAGTGGCCCGGGGTCCACGCCCGCCTGCTGGAATCCGACATCCTGGTGGTGGCCACCCCCACCTGGGTGGGACGCCCTTCCTCCCTGGCGCAGCGCATGCTGGAGCGGATGGACGCGATGCTCTCCGAGACCGACGACGAGGGCCGGCCGGTCGCCTACAACAAGGTCGCCGGGGTCGTGGTCACCGGTAACGAGGACGGTGCCCACCACGTGATCTCCGAGGTCGCCGGCGGGCTCGTGGACATCGGCTTCACCATTCCCGGCCAGGCGTGGACGTACTGGAACCGGGGACCCGGCCCGGGGCCCAGCTTCACCGAGACCGACGAGGGCCACGCGTGGTCGGTCAGTACCGGCAAGGCCATGGCGGCGAACCTGTACGCCGTCGCCCGCGCCCTGGCCGACCGGCCGATGGGCGCACCGCCGAGCTGA
- a CDS encoding TetR/AcrR family transcriptional regulator, whose product MPTGVTLRDAREQLFDAAERVLLRDGPSGLTSRAVTTEAGCAKGVLHRHFADFEAFLAELVLDRIARMESRSAALCASAGTGTVAGNLTRALSELFGSVAVAVVGLVISRDGLRARLRRAGSTGVPLLAEATAQLARYLAAERERGRVAADADLDTLAPTLIGAAHLLFADRDGGPVAPEAVHRVVTTVLAGAVPVPERPDRT is encoded by the coding sequence ATGCCCACCGGGGTGACCCTGCGGGACGCCCGCGAGCAGCTGTTCGACGCCGCGGAACGGGTGCTGCTGAGAGACGGTCCCAGCGGGCTGACCAGCCGCGCGGTGACCACCGAGGCGGGCTGCGCCAAGGGGGTGCTGCACCGGCACTTCGCCGACTTCGAGGCGTTCCTCGCCGAACTGGTGCTGGACCGCATCGCCCGGATGGAGAGCCGGTCCGCCGCGCTGTGCGCGTCCGCCGGGACCGGAACGGTCGCCGGCAACCTCACCCGCGCGCTCAGCGAGTTGTTCGGATCGGTCGCGGTCGCCGTCGTCGGCCTGGTGATCTCCCGCGACGGGCTGCGGGCCCGGCTGCGCCGGGCCGGCTCGACCGGCGTGCCGCTCCTGGCCGAGGCCACCGCCCAGCTCGCCCGCTACCTCGCGGCCGAACGGGAGCGGGGCCGCGTCGCGGCGGACGCCGACCTCGACACGCTCGCCCCCACCCTGATCGGCGCCGCGCACCTGCTCTTCGCCGACCGGGACGGCGGTCCGGTGGCACCCGAGGCGGTCCACCGGGTCGTCACCACGGTGCTGGCCGGCGCCGTCCCCGTACCGGAGCGGCCCGACCGGACCTGA
- a CDS encoding snapalysin family zinc-dependent metalloprotease produces MFRSTWFAAAGTAAVITMIAAPAGHAGSASSTAAPKSASAVTTLYYDDSRAAGWEAAITAGVASWNTNVTNVKLVKAQPGTRAQIQIIATTGWPQATLGPVRPGGQGRVELGSQAVAQGHDKTRIVAHELGHNLGLPDTKPGPCSQLMSGSSAGISCKNAVPNATERYRVESAYATRTAAQTPTDGRVLIDAP; encoded by the coding sequence ATGTTCCGCTCCACGTGGTTCGCAGCAGCCGGCACCGCAGCGGTCATCACCATGATCGCGGCCCCCGCGGGGCACGCCGGATCCGCCTCCTCCACGGCTGCCCCGAAGAGCGCTTCGGCGGTCACGACCCTCTACTACGACGACTCCCGGGCCGCCGGCTGGGAAGCGGCCATCACCGCCGGGGTCGCCTCGTGGAACACGAACGTCACCAACGTGAAACTGGTGAAGGCCCAGCCCGGCACCCGTGCCCAGATACAGATCATCGCCACCACCGGCTGGCCGCAGGCCACGCTGGGCCCGGTCCGCCCGGGCGGGCAGGGACGGGTGGAGCTGGGCAGCCAGGCGGTCGCCCAGGGCCACGACAAGACCCGCATCGTCGCCCACGAGCTCGGCCACAACCTCGGCCTGCCGGACACCAAGCCCGGCCCCTGCTCCCAGCTGATGTCGGGCTCCAGCGCGGGCATCAGCTGCAAGAACGCCGTCCCGAACGCCACCGAGCGGTACCGGGTCGAGTCCGCCTACGCCACGCGCACCGCCGCGCAGACCCCGACCGACGGCCGCGTCCTGATCGACGCACCCTGA
- a CDS encoding type I polyketide synthase, with protein MEQTTAIRETDVAIIGMACRFPDATTAEAFWSNLRDGRESLVHFTDEELLAQGADPEEVGKPGYVKAGHVLADLEKFDAGHFGIPDDEAEILDPQHRHFLECSLAALEDAGYEPLGFPGEIGVFAGAGLNTYLLTNLAERFRRESAVGHYRLMLAGDKDFLATRVSYKLNLRGPSMSVNTACSTGLVAVHQACLSLLAGECGTALAGAVHLRVPQVRGYLHQEGMIFSPDGHCRAFDADAGGTVISSGVGVVVLKRLVDAVADGDTVYAVVKGTAVNNDGSLKSGYTAPSVARQADVIRDAQRVADCPPETIGYVEAHGTGTALGDPIEVAALSRAFEGVPPGRVLLGSVKTNIGHLDVAAGLAGLIKTALMLRHRTIAPSLHFRRANPDIDVTEGPFRIATETAEWQSDGGPRRAGVSSFGVGGTNAHVVLEEPPAPAPAPDRPGGPELLVLSARTPRALTRAAGDLARHLRRHRELDLAAVAHTLATGRRPFTHRRAVVCDDLADAALALAVNDPARVLAGTGDTPAALALVCGALTGPAPDAAELYRCVTPFREAVDDCAAARGAGGPDAAGLLSGAAGDAVAAFVTGYALAQTCRAAGVRPAAVCGRGVGRLVAGCLAGVLGLGQALTVLAGGAMGTPADGELPVAVGGDGHWLTPGEAADPATWTGPDGGDEEAIAALLTKEGLTRLELTPAPGGAAPARRALLEALGRAWTLGADLDWPVWFGTEHRRVPLPTYPYERKRHWVDPERDGQPSAGAAADGLRARYERADRAGRQALVEDFLRRQIAAMLQGGTDELPGVETDLFVLGMDSLMLIDIIARLGDELGRHLPATIESEHPTIKELVDGVVG; from the coding sequence ATGGAGCAGACAACGGCGATCCGGGAAACCGACGTCGCCATCATCGGCATGGCGTGCCGGTTCCCCGACGCGACCACGGCCGAGGCGTTCTGGAGCAACCTCCGGGACGGCCGGGAGAGCCTCGTCCACTTCACCGACGAGGAACTCCTCGCCCAGGGGGCCGACCCCGAGGAGGTGGGCAAGCCCGGCTATGTGAAGGCCGGCCATGTGCTGGCGGACCTGGAGAAGTTCGACGCCGGGCACTTCGGCATTCCGGACGACGAGGCGGAGATCCTCGACCCGCAGCACCGGCACTTCCTGGAGTGCTCGCTGGCCGCCCTGGAGGACGCCGGCTACGAGCCGCTGGGCTTCCCCGGGGAGATCGGGGTGTTCGCCGGCGCGGGCCTCAACACCTATCTCCTCACCAACCTCGCCGAGCGCTTCCGGCGCGAGTCGGCGGTGGGCCACTACCGGCTGATGCTCGCGGGCGACAAGGACTTCCTCGCCACCCGGGTGTCCTACAAGCTGAACCTGCGCGGCCCGAGCATGAGCGTCAACACCGCCTGCTCGACCGGGCTGGTCGCCGTCCACCAGGCGTGCCTGAGCCTGCTCGCCGGGGAGTGCGGCACGGCGCTGGCCGGGGCGGTCCATCTGCGGGTGCCCCAGGTGCGCGGCTACCTCCACCAGGAGGGGATGATCTTCTCTCCGGACGGGCACTGCCGGGCCTTCGACGCGGACGCGGGCGGCACGGTGATCTCCAGCGGCGTGGGGGTGGTCGTCCTCAAGCGCCTGGTGGACGCGGTCGCGGACGGTGACACGGTGTACGCCGTGGTCAAGGGCACCGCGGTGAACAACGACGGCTCCCTGAAGTCGGGGTACACCGCGCCCAGCGTCGCCCGCCAGGCGGACGTGATCCGGGACGCGCAGCGGGTGGCGGACTGTCCGCCGGAGACCATCGGCTACGTGGAGGCGCACGGTACCGGCACCGCGCTCGGCGACCCGATCGAGGTGGCCGCGCTGTCCCGGGCGTTCGAAGGAGTGCCGCCGGGCCGGGTGCTGCTGGGGTCGGTCAAGACCAACATCGGCCACCTCGACGTCGCCGCGGGCCTGGCGGGGCTGATCAAGACCGCGCTGATGCTCCGGCACCGGACCATCGCGCCCAGCCTCCACTTCCGCAGGGCCAACCCGGACATCGACGTCACCGAGGGGCCGTTCCGGATCGCCACCGAGACGGCCGAGTGGCAGTCCGACGGGGGCCCGCGGCGCGCCGGGGTCAGTTCGTTCGGGGTGGGCGGCACCAACGCCCATGTGGTCCTGGAGGAGCCGCCGGCCCCGGCGCCGGCCCCCGATCGTCCCGGCGGTCCGGAGCTGCTGGTGCTCTCCGCCCGCACCCCGCGGGCGCTGACCCGGGCGGCCGGCGACCTCGCCCGCCACCTGCGGCGCCACCGGGAGCTGGACCTCGCGGCCGTGGCGCACACCCTGGCCACCGGCCGCCGGCCCTTCACGCACCGGCGCGCCGTGGTCTGCGACGACCTCGCGGACGCGGCCCTGGCGCTGGCGGTCAACGACCCGGCGCGGGTGCTGGCGGGCACCGGCGACACCCCGGCGGCGCTCGCCCTGGTCTGCGGCGCGCTGACCGGGCCGGCGCCGGACGCCGCGGAGCTGTACCGGTGCGTCACCCCGTTCCGGGAGGCGGTGGACGACTGCGCCGCCGCCCGGGGCGCCGGCGGGCCGGACGCGGCGGGGCTGCTGTCCGGCGCCGCCGGGGACGCGGTCGCGGCGTTCGTCACCGGGTACGCGCTCGCCCAAACCTGCCGGGCGGCCGGTGTGCGGCCGGCCGCGGTGTGCGGACGGGGCGTCGGCCGGCTGGTGGCCGGGTGCCTGGCGGGGGTCCTCGGTCTCGGGCAGGCCCTCACCGTGCTGGCCGGCGGTGCCATGGGCACCCCGGCGGACGGTGAACTGCCGGTGGCGGTGGGCGGCGACGGTCACTGGCTGACCCCCGGCGAGGCCGCCGACCCGGCCACCTGGACCGGTCCGGACGGCGGCGACGAGGAGGCGATCGCCGCCCTGCTGACGAAGGAGGGGCTGACCCGGCTGGAGCTGACGCCGGCGCCCGGTGGGGCGGCACCGGCCCGGCGGGCGCTGCTGGAGGCCCTGGGGCGGGCCTGGACGCTCGGCGCGGACCTGGACTGGCCGGTGTGGTTCGGCACCGAGCACCGCCGGGTGCCGCTGCCCACCTACCCGTACGAGCGCAAGCGGCACTGGGTGGACCCGGAGCGTGACGGGCAGCCGTCCGCCGGTGCCGCGGCGGACGGCCTGCGTGCCCGCTACGAGCGCGCCGACCGCGCCGGCCGTCAGGCACTGGTGGAGGACTTCCTCCGCCGGCAGATCGCGGCCATGCTCCAGGGCGGTACCGACGAACTGCCCGGCGTGGAAACCGACCTGTTCGTACTGGGCATGGACTCACTGATGCTCATCGACATCATCGCCAGGCTCGGGGACGAGCTGGGCCGCCACCTGCCGGCCACCATCGAAAGCGAGCACCCGACCATCAAGGAACTGGTCGACGGGGTGGTGGGGTGA
- a CDS encoding class I SAM-dependent methyltransferase has product MVSPLRVSPRTDARILTSLFRHRWSSDWTTRVRSLYEMHPPTNLLSEEGTYFNVGYWEPGTARYDHAQHALADLLAEAAGMGPGDTVLDCGFGFGDQDFRWLARREPYQIFGINITPRHVAAARARARAEKLHDRLRFQLASATDIPFPDNCFDRVVSLESAMHYQPRTRFFEEAFRVLRPGGVLATADIVPMPGAGPRAALGSPALDWIKHSVDDRNWHDREAYAGKLGEAGFAQVRVRSIRDRVWEPWLAHIRRAVDEPAFARRVSTLYLRMLRHGMADRALLDRDMARLDYVLASAVKPHGGG; this is encoded by the coding sequence ATGGTGTCTCCGTTACGCGTCTCCCCCCGCACCGACGCCCGCATCCTCACCAGCCTGTTCCGGCACCGGTGGTCCAGTGACTGGACCACCCGGGTCCGCAGTCTGTACGAGATGCACCCGCCGACGAACCTGCTGTCGGAGGAGGGCACCTACTTCAACGTGGGTTACTGGGAGCCGGGGACGGCCCGGTACGACCACGCGCAGCACGCGCTGGCCGATCTGCTCGCCGAGGCGGCGGGGATGGGGCCGGGCGACACGGTGCTGGACTGCGGGTTCGGCTTCGGCGACCAGGACTTCCGCTGGCTGGCCCGCCGCGAGCCGTACCAGATCTTCGGGATCAACATCACCCCGCGCCACGTGGCCGCCGCGCGGGCCCGGGCGCGCGCGGAGAAGCTCCACGACCGGTTGCGCTTCCAGCTGGCCTCGGCGACCGACATCCCGTTCCCGGACAACTGCTTCGACCGGGTGGTCTCGCTGGAGTCGGCCATGCACTACCAGCCGCGCACCCGGTTCTTCGAGGAGGCGTTCCGGGTGCTGCGCCCCGGTGGGGTGCTGGCCACCGCGGACATCGTGCCGATGCCGGGCGCCGGCCCCCGCGCCGCCCTGGGCTCCCCCGCACTGGACTGGATCAAACACTCGGTGGACGACCGCAACTGGCACGACCGGGAGGCGTACGCCGGGAAGCTGGGTGAGGCGGGTTTCGCGCAGGTGCGGGTGCGCAGCATCCGGGACCGGGTGTGGGAACCGTGGCTGGCCCACATCCGCCGCGCGGTGGACGAGCCGGCGTTCGCCCGGCGGGTGAGCACGCTCTACCTGCGGATGCTCAGGCACGGCATGGCCGACCGGGCGCTGCTGGACCGGGACATGGCGCGACTGGACTACGTCCTCGCCTCCGCCGTGAAGCCACACGGCGGAGGCTGA
- a CDS encoding OzmP, translating to MRVCQICALKEEHPGVSLDDDGVCSLCRLGVVGDLMENFSYTEQVHEEFTRSGPNPHGDHDCLFMYSGGKDSTYMLDKFVNEYGKRVVAYTFDVPFESAHAADNIALAREKIPATFVLDSDDDNIKTVMREVFNRPVTKPGKYLDEKLPCISCRTFFVIRAILYAFRNRIPYIALCADPQQILTMESDTREVVRGFYQTFGARLTDEVFRSEAEQILFADDEDLPKIVFPFIAMRYSYDPDRIVAELKAKGLYNSSPLETHCTLFPLLNYYSFKNWDCMFYKLNAASHRRSVRRNKNYDRSTFSITFPRAADLPVIEERMKRVVLDIAEQRGDPAEQRRELVEVFRELGATEDAAQFVTEGFLGMRTVAADLGITL from the coding sequence ATGCGTGTCTGCCAGATATGCGCTCTGAAGGAGGAGCACCCGGGCGTCAGCCTCGACGACGACGGCGTGTGCAGCCTGTGCCGGCTCGGAGTCGTCGGCGACCTGATGGAGAACTTCAGTTACACCGAGCAGGTGCACGAGGAGTTCACCCGCAGCGGACCCAATCCGCACGGCGACCATGACTGCCTCTTCATGTACAGCGGTGGCAAGGACAGCACCTACATGCTGGACAAGTTCGTCAACGAGTACGGGAAGCGGGTGGTCGCCTACACCTTCGACGTCCCGTTCGAAAGCGCGCACGCGGCGGACAACATCGCCCTGGCGCGGGAGAAGATTCCCGCGACCTTCGTGCTGGATTCGGACGACGACAACATCAAGACGGTGATGCGGGAGGTGTTCAACCGCCCGGTCACGAAACCCGGGAAGTATCTCGACGAGAAACTCCCGTGCATCTCCTGCCGTACCTTCTTCGTGATCCGCGCGATTCTCTACGCCTTCCGGAACCGCATTCCGTACATTGCGCTGTGCGCCGATCCGCAGCAGATCCTGACCATGGAGTCGGACACCCGGGAAGTGGTCCGCGGTTTCTACCAGACCTTCGGCGCCCGGCTGACCGACGAGGTGTTCCGCAGCGAGGCGGAGCAGATCCTCTTCGCCGACGACGAGGACCTGCCGAAGATCGTTTTTCCGTTCATCGCGATGCGTTACTCCTACGACCCGGACCGCATCGTCGCCGAGCTGAAGGCCAAGGGACTGTACAACTCGTCCCCGCTGGAGACCCACTGCACGCTGTTCCCGCTCCTGAACTACTACTCGTTCAAGAACTGGGACTGCATGTTCTACAAGCTCAACGCCGCCAGTCACCGCCGGTCGGTGCGGCGGAACAAGAATTACGACCGTTCCACCTTCAGCATCACCTTCCCGCGGGCGGCGGACCTGCCCGTCATCGAGGAGCGGATGAAGCGGGTGGTCCTGGACATCGCCGAGCAGCGCGGTGACCCCGCGGAGCAACGGCGGGAACTGGTCGAGGTGTTCCGCGAACTGGGCGCCACCGAGGACGCGGCGCAGTTCGTCACCGAAGGGTTCCTCGGCATGCGGACCGTGGCCGCGGATCTCGGCATCACCCTCTGA